The Bdellovibrio sp. GT3 genome contains the following window.
GGCACTGAAGCCCTGGCGCAAGTCTCGATAATCAACGAGGAACAGAATGATTCTGATTTCTTGTTGGAACTGACAAAGGCCCTGGATCCGAATTCGGTTTCGGTCATGGGTGTTTTTGATAAGGTTCCGAAAGCAGAGAACAACAAGGACATTGCGCCTGGTTGTGATCCCAAGTTTTTTGAGGACAAGCTGCTGTCAGCACAACGCAGTCCTCATGAATACGCAAAGTTAGTTAAACAATATATTCAAACCTGTCAGAGTGAGTTGGCTCATAAATCCCCAAAGGGATTGTTGAGTCTGGCCAAAATGGCATTGGATGACTACAAGTTTCTAAAGCATCCACAGGTCAAAACGATCAAAATTCCATTATCGAATGGAGTCATTGTTCCTGCGATCGTGGGACTTAAGCAGGACCCTCGTCCGCGTCCTTTGGTGATAATGAAATGCGGAGTTTTCTGTGGGGCGGATCAAAACGCGTTCATGAAAACCTTCATGATCCAGCTGTTTGATCTCACTCCTTATAATGTGGTGTTGTTGGCGAACCAAACTGGTTTGGACTATTTGAAAATCAATGGGCACTTTTCCCTGGGTGGGTGGAGTGAAGGCTATGAGTCTCTTCTTGCCGGCAAGTGGTTGCGTGAGCAATGGGAGCACAAAGACCGTATCTCCAGCATGCACTTGATGGGGATGAGTCTTGGTGGAAATGCCGCGGTTTATGGGGCTGCATTCAACGATATTTACCCAACATTCAATGGTCATAAGGTATTTAACTCAGCGACAGCGATTTGTCCTGTAGTGTCTTTAAAGCCGACCCTTGAAAATCTATATAATGATAATTTGGTCGGACCGGTATTTAACATGATGTCTCGTGCCCAACTTCGTGCGGCAAGAAAGCATCTGACCGACATCCCGGATATGGTGGCGGAAGAGCGCTTGCCAGGCAGAAAGCACATGCCTTCCTATCTGGGGGAAATGGCAGTCACTTCCATGCAAAGACGTGGCGTCGCGAGCACGTCGCAAACGGAATTCTTTTTCAACAATAACTTTTGGAACATTCCGCATAAGTTGCAAACTCCGCTAATGGTTTTCGGTTCCAAGGATGACAACGTCGTTAGCAATAAATTGAACACCCAGGTGTTTGAATTTGACGAGCATTATGAAAAGGCTGCCAATGTCGGTGTCATTAATGTGAGTTATGGCAATCACTGTGCCTTCTCGGCGGCATATGGTTATCAGTTGGCGGCGATGGTCTTAAGAAGCTTTGTCATGATTCACAGCCCGGAGTTTTCGGATTTCTATAAAAGATCTGAGATGGCCTGGAAGTTTGGATTCAATAAGATTCCCAATGTCTATCAGCATATTGGGCAATCTTGGAAGTTTGAAGCAAACTCCGATCAGGTAGCAGTGACCTTTAAGATGTTCAATTCAGTGGCAAATAAAAGCTGCTATTACAAGAATCCATTCAGTGACTCATCCTCGGGATGTGTGACCTCTCGTAAAATAATGGTTCCAGTTTCAGGTCTGAAAGCATTAGGTGCCCGCATGCCAGTGAACGACGTGGAAGCTCAGGCCTTGACCAGACAGTTTAATTCGAAGGTTGAGTTTGTGAGTGGCGGTAAGCCCTTGAATGGCACGAGTAAATCCAGTTTCAATCTAAGCTGGCGTCCTTTGTTTGAATAAAAAAAGTGCAGCTCCTTTAAGAGCTGCACTGATTTTCAATCTCTATAATCTTAATACTTATTCTACTGAGGAAAGAGCTCTGCGAAGTGCGTCTTCATCTTTTACGCCGATGAAGTGCAATTCTGCGCGACGTTCTTCTCTGTTGCTGCCGCCAACGGAGCCTTCAGAGCCTCTGCCGACTGCTGCGACTTTGGAGGAATCAAGACCATATCTTTCCAATGCGCTTGCCACTGTGTCGGCGCGACGTTGGGAGATACGTTCATTGATGGCTGAAGATCCAGTGGAGTCAGTGTATCCACGAACTTCCACACGTTCGAACAACTCAGAGTTTTCATCAAGAACTTTCGCCAGTCTTTCCACTCTACGTTGATCCGTATTTGTCAGAGCAACTTGCGAAGAGTTGAAGTTGATTGATGAGTTGCCAGCGATAAGGCTGGACAGAGCCACGTCATTCAAGATTTGAGAAGGTTCCGCAGAAGCAACCGGACGTGCCGTTTCGACTGCTACGAACTCATCTTCAACCATAGTGTCTGCAGCTGTGGATCTGACGGACGTTCTGTAGGCGTTTGGATTCCAACCCATTTGCAAGTCCACCAGGTACATCATAACAACGTCACCTTGATTTGATGTTTCGCTCATGGCGCGAAGACCGATACGGCCCAGCCATGACTCTGACATATCAAATTCTTTCAAACCTTGCAGGCCTACGAACTGGGCATCACCTTGAGAGGATGCATAGTTCACACCTTGGTTAAAGAATTGATTTCCGACCACACCCCACTGCCAGCGACCCTCGGTGCGGTAGCGGGCTGCGATTTCCAGAGCACCATCGGTACTAGCAGTATCTCGAGCAGTATCATGTATGAACTGTTGATTGTTCACACCGTAACCCAGGTCAAAGACCCATGGACTTTCAAGGTACCAGGAACCAAGCAATTTGATGGTAGCTGGTGTTCCTTCCACATCTTGAATCTCAGCTGCATCGTAACCCGTGTAACCACCACCCAATCCAATAAAAGGTAATAAACCTCTTGGTGGGGCGGATGTGGCTTCACGTCCGAATTGCAGTGTGCTTGAAGTAGCTGACTGATCCGTTTCTTGGGCTTGCACCCAAGATCCTGTGCAGATTAGTGCTGCGATGATGAGTTTTTTCATAAAGAGTGTCTCCTTGTTTATGGCAGCTTCAGTATGAACGCTAATGCCCTTTCAGCAATTTTTTTTCGTATTCGAGGGGGATCTGTGTGATCAATCAGATGTGTGTTTGCCCATGAACAAACACATACTGGACGTCTCATTACCGGCGGTTCAATGAACTGCACAAAGAGCTGTAGTGACGGACCAGGGTGGCCTCAACCGGGTCTCGCTCTTTTTCATCCACTATATATACTCCAACCGGATCATTGGTGTCTTTGATCGGTACTATCCCGGTCACAATCCCCGGCGCATAGAACCGGGAGTCAGCTTGTCGATAAGTAAGTAAGGCATCGTGGCCAGGGCGGTTCGAATCGTAAACCCAAAACTTCACGTCACCATTGGATTCACGTGTGTACCTTTTTGCAAGGACCACATGTTGGGCCACGCGACTGGCTCTGACGACGACGAGACTGAATTTATTATTCTGCAGGTTTTGCACCAGAAGATTTCTGGATTCGAGATTGTTCTTTTTGCTGCGACTGCCATTGCCAATGATGAGTTTTAAGTTCTTGGCAAACTTGTGAAATCGCTCCGTTTCGTATTTTTCAATTTCGGATTTAAAATCACGGTCGCCGACCCCGCGGATGAGAGTTGACAAAATTCCGAAATCCATTCGGGGGTAGGCTTCCTGGTTTTGCATGACAGGATAAGTGGGATTTCCCCGCAGCATGTTAAGGACTTGAAGCGTTTGGGGGCGTGAGTATTCAGAAGGAGCATTCCATCGCCCCAGGTAAAAGAAAAGACGTTGTGCCCGTGAGAGGGACCAGCACACTCCAAGTTGATAAAGACCACTTTTAACATCATATTCCCAATTCGTAGTGGGAAGGTGGAAGTCCGACGAGAACTGACGGGGAGACATGCGTTTGTAAATTTCATTCATCGTCACCTTGTTGCAGGGGAGATCCGTCACCAATGAGTCAGTGATTGTTTGAACGGCCATTGTGTTTGCGGAAGCAAGGGTTGCGACTATGAGTGAAGAGATAAATAATTTTTTCATCGCCAAACGCTAGCAAAGAATATTTTTCGGTGCGAATGGAGAAGTATTAAGAGTTGGAAAAACAAAAGGGCGTGAATTACACGCCCTTTTGAGTTCATGCTATTTATGAAATGAACTATTTTTTAGCTACTAGTTTCAAAGTCATCTCGAATTCATCGTTGATGATTTTGTCTGCAGTAAGTTCTTTGAAGAAGTTACCGGAACCATATTTCAAGCCCCATTTTGTACGGTCAACTTTTACTGTTGCTTCGCCAGTCATTACGCCTTTGTCGGTAGTGATTTTTGCTGGGAACTCGATTGGGTTTGTTTTGCCAATCATTGTCAGTTCACCTTTAACAGTCACTTCATCTTTTGCTTTTGGAGTGATGCTAACGATTTTGAAAGTTGAAACTGGGAATTTTGTTACGTCAAAGAAGTCTGCATTGGAAAGGTGATCAACCAATTTCTTTTGGTAGTCAGGGCTGCTTTTCAAATCTTCATTGGAGATTGTTGCCATGTCGATGTTGAATTGACCGCCAGTGACAACACCTTTTTTATCCACGGTAACAGAACCGTCTTTTACATTAATGCCACCGTTGTGTGCTGAGCCGGCTTTTTTAGTCGCCTTCCAGGCCACTGTGCTCGCTTTAGTATCAACTTTGTAAACGTCTGCTGCGAATGCAGAAGAGCCAACCAATAGAACAAGAGCTGCGATCATAGATTTCATCATTTTTACTTCTCCTTGATGTAAATGAACGAACCCTTAAACTATTCAGTAATTTGTGTTGAATCGCAATGTTTTGAGCAGAAATTAGTACTTAAATCCGAAGATGAAACGGGAATAAGAAAAAGGAAATTATTTGCACCTCAAAGTACGGACTTACCCCTTGAGGTAAGTCCATACTTTAGGACTATTTTGCTTTAGCTAGACCGAAGGCGTTGAGGATGAATGCATATTCTTCGGCTTGTTCCCAAAGATGATCGAATCTCCCTGAAACTCCGAAGTGACCTGCTCCCATGTTTGTTTTGAATACCAAGGCATTGTCGTTGGTTTTCAGTTCTCTGAGTTTGGCAACCCACTTCGCCGGCTCCCAGTAAGTCACACGCGGATCATTCAGACCACAAGTGACGAAAAGGTGCGGATACGATTGCTTGGAAACGTTGTCATAGGGAGAGTAGCTCTTCATGTAGTTATAGTATTTTTTGTCAGCGGGATTTCCCCACTCTTTATATTCGATCTGTGTCAGGGGAAGATCTTTGTCCAACATGGTGTTGATCACATCAACAAACGGCACGTGGGCGGCGATCGCTGTATACAGTTCAGGACGCATGTTCATACAAGCCCCCATGAGCATTCCCCCGGCGCTTCCTCCGCAGGCAGCAAGCTTGTCCTTGGCGACCCATTTGTTTTTAATCAGGTAGTCTCCGCAGGCGTTGAAATCCAGGAAGGTGTTTTTCTTTTTTAAGAACTTTCCGTTCTCATACCAAGATCGCCCCATTTCCGAGCCACCACGGGGGTGGGCCAGCGCATAGACGAAGCCGCGGTCGATCAAACGGAAGACATCGCGTCGGGCAGGGAAGGCATCGGGGATGATGGCTCCGTAGGAACCGTAGCCATACAAATAACCCGGAGCTTTGCCATTTTGTTTAAAGCCTTTTTTATAAACCAGGGTCAGAGGCACTTTTGCGCCGTCATGGGATTTTACAAAGACTCTTTTGCAAACGTAGTTTGATTTTTTGTGACCTTTAACTTCACGGGTCTTCAGAGTCTTGGATCTTCTGGTGATCATATTGTATTCAATCACTGAATCAGGCGTGATGGGGGATGAATAGCTCAAGCGCACAACATCCGTTTTAAACTCACGATTCCCACCGCCGACACTGACTTCATAAGCAGCATCATCGAAGGAAATCAAATGGTCCTTTTTCTTTTCAATGTTATAGATGCGAATCTGTGGCAGACCATTTTGACGTTCCTCAAGAACCAGAAAGTCAGAAAATAGTGCCGCTGCGGATTTGTAGATCTTATCAGACACGGCTATAACTGTTTTCCAGTTCTTTCTGCCTGGTTTGTCCGCCGATGTTTTCATGATCTGATAGTTTTCAGCTTTATAGTCTGTGTGGATCCAGAACTCTCCGTCGCGATCCATAACTTCATAGCGCATTTTTTCCTTACGAGGCTCCACGCACTGGAACTTGCCGTGAGCATCGGAGGAACGCAGGAACCAGACTTCGTTTGTGACCTTGCCGCCGGTATGAATGTAAATGAAATCGTTGGTGTTGGTTGAGTAAACGTGAACAAAGAACTCGGAGTTCTTTTCCTCATACACAATCACATCTTTTTTTGCATCTTCGCCCAGGATGTGACGACGAACACGGAAGGGACGAAGATTTGCATCCAGCTCCACATAGAACAAGGTTTTATTGTCATTTGCCCAAACGCATTCCCCATGCGTGTTGGTGATGGCATCTGAAAGCGTTTTCCCGCTTTTCAGGTCTTTAAAGTGAATCGTGTATCTTTCCGAACCATCGAAGTCCACAGCATAAGCCAGAAGATTTTCGTTGGGGGCGATTTCAAGGCTGTTCAGCATGAAATACTTTTTGCCTTTGGCAATGACGTTGCCATCAAAATAAACTTCTTCGCGGCCGCCTTTGCGTGGCTTTCTGGCATGAATCGCATACTGCAAACCTTTTTTGTATTTGCTATAATACAGGTAGTTGCCCTCAGGAGCGGGTACGGTGGAATCATTTTCTTTGATCCGGGACTTCATTTCCTTGAAGAGTTTGTTCTTCAAGGTCGTCAAAGGCTTCATATGGGAATCAAAATGTTTATTCTCGGCATGCAAATAAGGCATGGTTTCTGGATGTTCGCGGTCTTTTAACCAAAAGTAGTCATCAATGCGGATGTCGTTATGGTTTTTAAACTTTTGGGGATGCTTCGAGGCTTTGGGTGCCGGGATGGATTTCATGGTTCTTTCCTTATGACGTTAAGCGAGTCTATTAAACTTGGATTCGTAGAGGAAGTCCACGTTTTGGTTCTTAATGAAACGAGATTGTGAATTTGCTTTTTTTCTTTAAGGTCCAGTTTGAAGATTCCGCAAAAACTCATTCTATGGTCTCGTGAAGTAAGTAGGATGTTTCCCGATCAGTTCCCTCGGAGAGAACGACAATGGGAATGAGAATAAACACAAATCTTGCTGCTATTAACGCTCAACGCAATCTGGTGGGAAGCCAAAGGATCATGAATGATTCCATGGCCAAGCTCGCTTCTGGAAGCCGTATCAATAAGGCTGCCGACGATGCCGCGGGCCTTGCGATCTCCGAGAACATGAAGGCGCAGATTCGTTCTGCTGCGCAAGCACAAAGAAATGCCAACGATGGCATCTCCATGATTCAAACGGCCGAGGGCGGTTTGAATGAAATCAGTAACATCATTATCCGTCTGCGTGAGCTGGGTATCCAGGCGGGTTCAGATACAATTGGCGATAAAGAGCGGGGAATGCTTAATAAAGAGGTCCTGCAACTGCGTGAAGAAATGCAGCGTATTGCCAAAACCACGACCTGGGGATCGACCAAGCTCCTGGACGGAAGCGCACCTTCTTTTGATTTTCAGGTGGGGATTGGCAACGATCCCAAATTGGATCGCATTACGTTTGAAGCCGGGCAGGGGGCAGCAACACTGGATGCCTTGGGTCTTGATGGTCTTTCATATGATACCAAAGAGGGCGCTCAAAACGCATTGGCCCGATTGGATGAAGCGCAGGTTTCCATCAACGGCACTCGAGCTTATATGGGTGCTTTGCAAAACAGACTTACTTCGTCGGCGGATAACTTGGGTGTTATGCAGGAAAATCTATCTGCAGCGAATAGTCGTATTCGTGATACTGATGTGGCAGCAGCTTCCAGCGAAATGACCCGCAATAATATTCTATTGCAGGCGGCAACTTCGGTGCTAGGGCAAGCTAACACTGCAAATCAACTTGCCCTTAAACTTATCGGCTAGGTTGTTGTCAGAATGATTGTGGCTTTGATTGCGATCAGAAGCCACATCGCTATCAGCATCAACCAACCAAATACATAAGCACGCATTCTTTTCAGGACATCGTTTTTTCCAAGATGAATGAATGCGTGCAAAGTTCTAGCGATCACATACATCCAAGCGCAAACCACAAAGGGCAATCCTTGGACCGGTAGTATCATTCCCAGCAAACAAGCTATGTAAAACAGAACAGGGGCCTCGAACAGGTTGGCAAAGTGACGTACAGCCTGAACGGACTCTTCCGGTTCTTGCCCTTGGAAGGTTTTAAAGAAGCTAAGTCTGGTGGTGCCCGAGCGGACTGCGCTGTATCGCCCAATCAGTACTTTTAGGAGTACACACACTGTAAGCAGAAACATCGCACACATGGGAAAAACTATTTGAATGTTCAATGACATAGTAACGTTCCTTTCGCTGACAGGTGAAAGCGTTGTTCGAGAAAAAGCTTGTGTCAAGACAAAGAGCGGAGCCATTTCTTTATTTATTACTCGTTCTTAATCTAAAATAGAAGTCAGGAGGTCTGAGATGATCGATTCTGCTGAGCTTCTAAAGAAGAAGAGTAAAAAGGTGAAGAGTGCCCTTTCTGGAACTGAAATTGACGCGTATATCGCAGCTCTTAAGGGGTGGGCGTATGAGGACAATCACATCGTTAAGTCCTACACCTTTCAAGACTACTATCAAACAATTGCGTTTGTGAATGCGGTGGCATTTGTTGCCAATTCAGAGAATCATCATCCGGATTTACTGGTTTCTTTCAATCGTTGTGTTGTCATGTTGAATACTCATTCCGTGGGCGGTGTCTCCGAGAATGACTTCATTTGTGCTGCTAAAATTGATGCAGTGGCAAGTCACAACTTCGTTCCGGTCTCACACTAGATTGATTCCATGAAGAAGTACCGAAAGCATGACTTTCCAGTGGATAAAATCCGTCGCTTTTTGGAGCCGGGTCCTATCGTTTTGGTCAGCTCCTGCTTTAAGGGTGAAACAAATATAATGACGATGGGATGGTATACTGTTCTGGAATTCTCGCCCTCCCTCGTTGGCTGCATGATCACGGCTGGCAATCACAGCTTTGATTTAATCAAGAAAAGCAAAGAATGCGTGATCAATATCCCCACTGTGGATCTTATGGACCAAGCCGTAGGAATCGGAAATTGTACTGGTGGAAAGATCGACAAATTTTCTGAATTCAAATTAACGGCAGTCCCTGCAGAGCGAGTTGCGGCACCCATGATTGCAGAATGCTATGCGAATCTTGAGTGCAAGTTGATAGATTCAAAAATGCTAAACAAGTATAATTTCTTTATCTTCAAAGTGGTCAAAGCACATGCTCCTAAATCACCTCGATATCCCAAGACGTTCCACTATACCGGAGATGGGGTGTTTATGATTTCCGGCTCCCATGTCGACAAACGCCGAAGGTTCAAGCTGGAAATGCTATAGCTGAATATGACTCTCTGATGAACCAGTACCGGAAATTATATTTTGCAGTTTTGCAGCATCAAAGGGTGCTTTGACCTTAAGGTCGTTATCAAAGTAAATGAAAATATCGCGGGGCCTGCGGGGCGGGTTCACGTCTGTCAACTTAAGGGCATCTTGGGGTTCTTTACCAAGGTGCCAGAGCTGAATTCTTGAGGACCACCACTTAAGGGAATCTTCGCCATAACCATTTTTATAAAAGGTCTCGTCACCATGCAGGCGAAGATAGATAAAGTCAGCTGTCACGTCTTCCATGTAGGGCCATTTTCCGGCTGTGTCAGCAAATACCAGTCCGCAATTATACTGCCTTAACAGGGAGATGAACTCCGGATTTTCGAAGCTGTGATGGCGAACTTCAAACGCGTGGTGCAATCCTGTAGTGTCGGTGCGAATCAGGTCCGAATAGTGTTTGCCATACCTTTCTGATTTGTCGGCGAGTGCAGTTGCCTGAGCGCGAGTCTTCGGAAGCAGCCTTAGGAATGATTCAAATTCATCGGGTGCAAATCTAAGAGTTGGCGGCAGCTGCCAAAGAATGGCTCCAAGCTTTTCATTTAAGTTTAAAATTCCAGAGCCGAAGAAGTTGATCAGTGCGCGTTCACAGTTCTTTAAACGCAACACATGCGTGATAAAACGGGATGCTTTGACGGAAAAGCAGAAGTCTTCGGGAGTTTCCGAGTGCCAGCGCAGATACGTGCTGGGCTTTTGATTGGCATAGAATGATCCATTTATTTCAATGGAGGATACTTTGCGACTGGCATAGTAAAGTTCCTTCCTGGCCGGCAAGTCTGCTGGATAGAACACGCCTCGCCAAGGCTCATAAACCCAACCGGATATTCCTATCTTTATCATTTGATTCTCCTGAGGAATCGCCAAGTGGCTGCAAATCATGGGTGGTTGGGGCATGAAGACAGCTTCCGAATCGGTCAAAGCGGGAGCCATGACAGGGACAGTCCCAGGTCTTTTCTGCAGAATTCCACTTTACGATTCCGGCTAAATGGGGGCAAACGGCTGACATTCTAAAGAGTTTACCATCTCTATCTTTGTAGACTGCAACTCGCTTTAATCCGTCATTTACAACACAGCCTTCATCGGGAAGTAGTGATGCG
Protein-coding sequences here:
- a CDS encoding flagellin N-terminal helical domain-containing protein codes for the protein MGMRINTNLAAINAQRNLVGSQRIMNDSMAKLASGSRINKAADDAAGLAISENMKAQIRSAAQAQRNANDGISMIQTAEGGLNEISNIIIRLRELGIQAGSDTIGDKERGMLNKEVLQLREEMQRIAKTTTWGSTKLLDGSAPSFDFQVGIGNDPKLDRITFEAGQGAATLDALGLDGLSYDTKEGAQNALARLDEAQVSINGTRAYMGALQNRLTSSADNLGVMQENLSAANSRIRDTDVAAASSEMTRNNILLQAATSVLGQANTANQLALKLIG
- a CDS encoding OmpA family protein translates to MKKLIIAALICTGSWVQAQETDQSATSSTLQFGREATSAPPRGLLPFIGLGGGYTGYDAAEIQDVEGTPATIKLLGSWYLESPWVFDLGYGVNNQQFIHDTARDTASTDGALEIAARYRTEGRWQWGVVGNQFFNQGVNYASSQGDAQFVGLQGLKEFDMSESWLGRIGLRAMSETSNQGDVVMMYLVDLQMGWNPNAYRTSVRSTAADTMVEDEFVAVETARPVASAEPSQILNDVALSSLIAGNSSINFNSSQVALTNTDQRRVERLAKVLDENSELFERVEVRGYTDSTGSSAINERISQRRADTVASALERYGLDSSKVAAVGRGSEGSVGGSNREERRAELHFIGVKDEDALRRALSSVE
- a CDS encoding S9 family peptidase — its product is MKSIPAPKASKHPQKFKNHNDIRIDDYFWLKDREHPETMPYLHAENKHFDSHMKPLTTLKNKLFKEMKSRIKENDSTVPAPEGNYLYYSKYKKGLQYAIHARKPRKGGREEVYFDGNVIAKGKKYFMLNSLEIAPNENLLAYAVDFDGSERYTIHFKDLKSGKTLSDAITNTHGECVWANDNKTLFYVELDANLRPFRVRRHILGEDAKKDVIVYEEKNSEFFVHVYSTNTNDFIYIHTGGKVTNEVWFLRSSDAHGKFQCVEPRKEKMRYEVMDRDGEFWIHTDYKAENYQIMKTSADKPGRKNWKTVIAVSDKIYKSAAALFSDFLVLEERQNGLPQIRIYNIEKKKDHLISFDDAAYEVSVGGGNREFKTDVVRLSYSSPITPDSVIEYNMITRRSKTLKTREVKGHKKSNYVCKRVFVKSHDGAKVPLTLVYKKGFKQNGKAPGYLYGYGSYGAIIPDAFPARRDVFRLIDRGFVYALAHPRGGSEMGRSWYENGKFLKKKNTFLDFNACGDYLIKNKWVAKDKLAACGGSAGGMLMGACMNMRPELYTAIAAHVPFVDVINTMLDKDLPLTQIEYKEWGNPADKKYYNYMKSYSPYDNVSKQSYPHLFVTCGLNDPRVTYWEPAKWVAKLRELKTNDNALVFKTNMGAGHFGVSGRFDHLWEQAEEYAFILNAFGLAKAK
- a CDS encoding flavin reductase family protein, with amino-acid sequence MKKYRKHDFPVDKIRRFLEPGPIVLVSSCFKGETNIMTMGWYTVLEFSPSLVGCMITAGNHSFDLIKKSKECVINIPTVDLMDQAVGIGNCTGGKIDKFSEFKLTAVPAERVAAPMIAECYANLECKLIDSKMLNKYNFFIFKVVKAHAPKSPRYPKTFHYTGDGVFMISGSHVDKRRRFKLEML
- a CDS encoding 4a-hydroxytetrahydrobiopterin dehydratase, encoding MIDSAELLKKKSKKVKSALSGTEIDAYIAALKGWAYEDNHIVKSYTFQDYYQTIAFVNAVAFVANSENHHPDLLVSFNRCVVMLNTHSVGGVSENDFICAAKIDAVASHNFVPVSH
- a CDS encoding MAPEG family protein, whose protein sequence is MSLNIQIVFPMCAMFLLTVCVLLKVLIGRYSAVRSGTTRLSFFKTFQGQEPEESVQAVRHFANLFEAPVLFYIACLLGMILPVQGLPFVVCAWMYVIARTLHAFIHLGKNDVLKRMRAYVFGWLMLIAMWLLIAIKATIILTTT
- a CDS encoding DUF72 domain-containing protein, with amino-acid sequence MIKIGISGWVYEPWRGVFYPADLPARKELYYASRKVSSIEINGSFYANQKPSTYLRWHSETPEDFCFSVKASRFITHVLRLKNCERALINFFGSGILNLNEKLGAILWQLPPTLRFAPDEFESFLRLLPKTRAQATALADKSERYGKHYSDLIRTDTTGLHHAFEVRHHSFENPEFISLLRQYNCGLVFADTAGKWPYMEDVTADFIYLRLHGDETFYKNGYGEDSLKWWSSRIQLWHLGKEPQDALKLTDVNPPRRPRDIFIYFDNDLKVKAPFDAAKLQNIISGTGSSESHIQL
- a CDS encoding alpha/beta hydrolase family protein, yielding MVFLRTAIIALSFVVLGTEALAQVSIINEEQNDSDFLLELTKALDPNSVSVMGVFDKVPKAENNKDIAPGCDPKFFEDKLLSAQRSPHEYAKLVKQYIQTCQSELAHKSPKGLLSLAKMALDDYKFLKHPQVKTIKIPLSNGVIVPAIVGLKQDPRPRPLVIMKCGVFCGADQNAFMKTFMIQLFDLTPYNVVLLANQTGLDYLKINGHFSLGGWSEGYESLLAGKWLREQWEHKDRISSMHLMGMSLGGNAAVYGAAFNDIYPTFNGHKVFNSATAICPVVSLKPTLENLYNDNLVGPVFNMMSRAQLRAARKHLTDIPDMVAEERLPGRKHMPSYLGEMAVTSMQRRGVASTSQTEFFFNNNFWNIPHKLQTPLMVFGSKDDNVVSNKLNTQVFEFDEHYEKAANVGVINVSYGNHCAFSAAYGYQLAAMVLRSFVMIHSPEFSDFYKRSEMAWKFGFNKIPNVYQHIGQSWKFEANSDQVAVTFKMFNSVANKSCYYKNPFSDSSSGCVTSRKIMVPVSGLKALGARMPVNDVEAQALTRQFNSKVEFVSGGKPLNGTSKSSFNLSWRPLFE
- a CDS encoding YceI family protein: MMKSMIAALVLLVGSSAFAADVYKVDTKASTVAWKATKKAGSAHNGGINVKDGSVTVDKKGVVTGGQFNIDMATISNEDLKSSPDYQKKLVDHLSNADFFDVTKFPVSTFKIVSITPKAKDEVTVKGELTMIGKTNPIEFPAKITTDKGVMTGEATVKVDRTKWGLKYGSGNFFKELTADKIINDEFEMTLKLVAKK